A single Anatilimnocola floriformis DNA region contains:
- a CDS encoding PilN domain-containing protein has protein sequence MFARKTTLLFIARDRLVRMDIDARGQAIGLWQRERGVTAELPELIDTAARLDRTKPGKTWVLAEDFWAQKLTVNQDMLVGLSHADAAKALGFEAESLSGQSAIDADLNFVRLEGTRERSEYWVLQVPNWVRDQAENSIRRAGGQFAGLLHPGGLPTPIDRNATGTWGRIETWSGITLAVGQASDSRMKLAIAAGDSRATAWQRAMESWLSSLGPTSRLQHLTERPQTLPLPQTAESLNLHDRHVLEAWLLQWAAFLQRSEPAVPHILPAKRPMSQGMRVAIAITLLLIVCGIAATDQILTRLQMAVLKAEIAAYQKTDQDQAAAKKQVDELEKKIKEEQKRVDRLSVAIPQTEAAVDIFRRRWTELLGILSRACPQDVVVQRIRREGNSVRIEGKSLEQPPLSDFAVELGRQLGPLGWSVAPEYEIKPEFLKHGKVYAFSLQLVDRQPNPSRPPTNTDDIASMSNREVGR, from the coding sequence ATGTTCGCCCGCAAAACCACTCTCCTGTTCATCGCCCGCGACCGCCTAGTGCGGATGGATATCGACGCGCGCGGCCAAGCGATCGGTTTGTGGCAGCGCGAACGAGGAGTGACGGCGGAGTTGCCGGAACTGATCGATACCGCTGCTCGTCTCGATCGGACCAAGCCCGGCAAGACTTGGGTGCTCGCCGAGGACTTTTGGGCGCAGAAGTTGACGGTCAATCAGGACATGCTGGTCGGCCTCTCACATGCCGATGCAGCGAAGGCCCTGGGCTTTGAAGCCGAGAGTTTGTCGGGGCAATCGGCCATCGACGCCGATTTGAATTTCGTTCGCTTGGAAGGGACGCGCGAGCGATCGGAATATTGGGTGCTGCAGGTTCCCAACTGGGTCCGCGATCAAGCCGAGAACTCCATTCGCCGCGCGGGTGGTCAGTTCGCTGGCTTGCTCCATCCGGGCGGTTTGCCCACGCCCATCGATCGCAATGCTACCGGCACCTGGGGCCGCATCGAAACCTGGAGCGGCATCACGCTCGCCGTGGGACAAGCCAGCGATAGCCGTATGAAACTCGCCATCGCCGCCGGCGACAGTCGCGCGACGGCCTGGCAGCGGGCGATGGAATCCTGGCTGTCGTCGCTTGGTCCCACGTCCCGTTTGCAACATCTGACCGAACGACCACAGACCTTGCCCTTGCCGCAAACGGCCGAATCGCTGAACTTGCACGACCGTCATGTGTTGGAAGCGTGGCTGTTGCAATGGGCTGCTTTCTTGCAGCGCAGCGAACCAGCCGTGCCGCACATCCTGCCGGCGAAACGGCCGATGTCGCAAGGGATGCGCGTGGCCATCGCGATCACTCTGCTGCTAATCGTGTGCGGCATCGCGGCCACCGATCAAATTTTGACTCGTTTGCAGATGGCCGTTTTGAAAGCGGAGATCGCCGCTTATCAAAAGACCGATCAAGATCAGGCCGCGGCTAAGAAGCAGGTGGACGAACTCGAAAAGAAAATCAAGGAAGAGCAGAAGCGCGTCGATCGACTCTCGGTCGCCATTCCGCAAACCGAAGCAGCTGTCGATATCTTTCGCCGCCGCTGGACAGAGTTGCTGGGGATCCTGTCGCGAGCCTGTCCGCAGGATGTGGTCGTGCAACGAATTCGCCGTGAAGGAAACAGTGTGCGCATCGAAGGGAAGAGTCTCGAGCAGCCGCCTCTCAGTGATTTTGCTGTCGAGCTCGGCCGCCAACTCGGCCCGCTCGGCTGGAGCGTCGCGCCGGAATACGAAATCAAGCCGGAGTTTTTGAAGCACGGCAAGGTCTATGCGTTTTCGCTGCAGCTCGTCGATCGGCAGCCGAATCCCTCGCGACCGCCAACGAACACCGATGACATTGCCTCCATGTCGAACCGGGAGGTGGGCCGATGA
- a CDS encoding type IV pilus twitching motility protein PilT, with protein sequence MTSNSNDDNATAALLDRMLAQCTRDDASDVHLSPGLRPYFRIHGKLGPDASYEPLTPATLEAIARELAARCRRKPLGDIGSLDGALTAADGARFRLNIYRRGTLIGVALRRLEEEFRTLADLGLKNELYSLCNLTDGLVVVAGPTGAGKSTTLASLLHRINQSRASHIVTIEDPIEYLHTSLQSLVNQRQVGTDTESFYEALVASLRQDPDVILVGEIRDLNTIRTAIAAAETGHLVFTTVHAGDCVGTIERLVSVFPADEQAGIRRQLSLVLRCIIAQHLIMCDGTAIQRESRELAENNALPLQPTRRRVVTSEVLMVNSAVANLIATGKSSQIYSALETGSALGMHTLEEDLARLWHQGFIAEQTALNMARNPNIVRDRLAARRMAPSLTSAGGRT encoded by the coding sequence GTGACATCGAATTCGAATGACGACAATGCGACCGCCGCGCTCCTTGATCGGATGCTGGCGCAATGCACGCGCGATGATGCCAGCGACGTGCATCTGTCGCCCGGGTTGCGTCCGTACTTTCGGATTCATGGCAAGCTCGGCCCCGACGCCAGCTATGAACCACTGACGCCGGCAACGTTGGAAGCGATCGCGCGCGAACTCGCGGCCCGCTGCCGCCGCAAACCCCTCGGCGACATCGGTTCGCTCGATGGTGCCCTAACGGCAGCCGACGGCGCGCGGTTTCGTTTGAACATCTACCGCCGCGGCACACTCATCGGCGTGGCGCTGCGGCGCTTGGAAGAAGAGTTTCGCACGCTGGCGGACCTGGGGCTGAAGAACGAACTGTATAGTCTGTGCAACCTGACCGACGGGTTGGTAGTCGTTGCGGGTCCAACCGGCGCTGGCAAAAGCACGACCCTCGCGTCGCTGTTGCATCGCATCAATCAAAGCCGCGCCAGTCATATCGTCACGATCGAAGATCCGATCGAGTATCTGCACACGTCGTTGCAAAGCCTCGTCAATCAGCGACAAGTGGGCACCGATACCGAAAGTTTTTATGAAGCCCTGGTTGCTTCGCTGCGGCAAGATCCCGACGTGATTCTCGTCGGCGAAATTCGCGATCTGAACACGATTCGCACGGCGATCGCTGCCGCGGAAACCGGGCACCTGGTCTTCACTACCGTTCACGCGGGTGACTGCGTCGGCACGATCGAACGCCTTGTTTCTGTCTTTCCTGCCGACGAGCAAGCGGGGATTCGCCGTCAACTGTCGCTGGTGCTGCGCTGCATCATCGCGCAGCACTTGATCATGTGCGACGGAACGGCCATTCAACGCGAGAGCCGCGAACTAGCAGAAAACAACGCCTTGCCGCTGCAACCAACGCGGCGGCGCGTCGTGACTAGCGAAGTGCTGATGGTGAACTCCGCCGTGGCGAACTTGATCGCCACCGGCAAAAGCTCGCAGATTTATTCCGCGCTCGAAACCGGTTCTGCCCTCGGCATGCACACGCTCGAAGAAGATCTGGCTCGGCTGTGGCATCAGGGCTTCATCGCCGAACAAACCGCACTCAACATGGCTCGCAATCCCAACATCGTCCGTGACCGTCTGGCCGCGCGACGGATGGCTCCGAGCCTGACATCCGCCGGAGGGAGGACGTAG
- a CDS encoding GspE/PulE family protein, giving the protein MSDVTAELLDCSLVRIDPAWALRIPSSLALRRMVLPFAANDEFVFVACANIHDSAALEAVERFVGKPIQAEAADVDSLRQVLQRVYGLQSAASGEGRSPLMRTDFRQGGELDPNDAVALCDELLFAALVREASDIHIDPCPDNVMVRLRVDGELEKYRTLPTAVLNGLISRFKVLAGMDIAEKRAPQDGAFTHRFGAASTKIDIRVATLPTKHGERMTLRLLATQTETLTIERLGMVGHDQTIFEQMVSNPHGMILLTGPTGSGKTTTLYAALRKLTAAQVGNVITIEDPIEYAIPGVAQVEVDSADKVSFGRALRCAYEESQTTCAWRRLGNKHLPGVYTT; this is encoded by the coding sequence ATGAGCGATGTCACCGCCGAACTTTTGGATTGCAGCCTGGTGCGGATCGATCCGGCCTGGGCCCTGCGCATTCCGTCGTCACTCGCGCTGCGGCGCATGGTGCTGCCATTTGCGGCGAACGACGAATTTGTGTTTGTCGCCTGCGCGAACATTCACGACTCTGCCGCGCTCGAAGCCGTCGAACGCTTCGTCGGCAAACCAATCCAAGCTGAAGCCGCCGATGTCGATTCGCTACGGCAAGTCTTGCAGCGAGTGTATGGATTGCAATCGGCGGCGAGTGGCGAAGGACGATCGCCGCTCATGCGGACCGACTTTCGCCAAGGGGGCGAGCTCGATCCGAATGATGCTGTCGCGCTGTGCGATGAATTGCTGTTCGCCGCGCTGGTCCGCGAAGCTTCCGATATTCATATCGACCCCTGTCCGGACAACGTCATGGTTCGTCTGCGCGTCGATGGCGAGTTGGAAAAATATCGCACGCTGCCTACAGCGGTGCTCAACGGTCTGATCAGCCGATTCAAAGTGCTGGCTGGGATGGACATCGCCGAGAAGCGAGCTCCGCAGGACGGCGCTTTCACGCATCGCTTCGGAGCGGCTTCGACCAAGATCGACATTCGTGTTGCCACGTTGCCGACGAAGCATGGCGAGCGCATGACATTGCGACTTTTGGCCACGCAAACCGAAACACTGACGATCGAACGCCTCGGCATGGTTGGGCACGATCAAACCATTTTCGAACAAATGGTCTCCAACCCTCATGGCATGATCCTGCTGACGGGACCAACGGGGAGCGGCAAGACGACGACGCTTTACGCCGCGCTTCGCAAGCTCACTGCCGCCCAAGTTGGCAATGTCATCACGATCGAAGATCCGATCGAGTACGCCATCCCCGGAGTGGCTCAGGTCGAAGTCGATTCCGCCGACAAGGTCAGCTTCGGCCGCGCGCTACGATGCGCGTATGAAGAATCGCAGACCACCTGTGCTTGGCGTCGACTTGGGAACAAGCACTTGCCTGGCGTGTACACAACTTGA
- a CDS encoding Hsp70 family protein, whose amino-acid sequence MIKPDDQFTSEVMPSYFCWNGNRAVVGEEARQMMSDERFQVIRCVKRFMKAGRNHLFESGRRHFNPVDVSSHYLKYLKSRAEQQLQLDSGALSGLVVTVPAYFGHDERMFTRQAAVDAGFASEQVHLLDEPIAAAYGLRLHQQPGAKLVMVVDLGGGTLDVTLLLVGASVAEEVEGPDGKKSIYQGMYELGREGDPKLGGDCWDRVIAKLLMFNKKLERNHEFLDYTNVFLYDACELAKRRFAESVITKQQVSFLDNVSKEIVSVDIGLEQYIRSSDYLVKRCGLICSRLFMSIPQEEVERVYRYRTSFLGRFWKSTPRELTWQDVDQICLVGGGSKLPQFKQCIADYWGKQPTVASYPQHQVAYGAGLIGYDVSRNSDFFERMLLRSPYSYGYYFYRNGPGSKPEFYPLIHRNQRVPVQVTHEVKVIGDPKAKAFKLEILEERDSFPEDFSNETEREYRLLGRIVISDLPNAASSKTEFATIVLQYYSDREMSIAAKFRGKDVKVDLNIGS is encoded by the coding sequence ATGATCAAGCCTGATGATCAGTTCACCTCGGAAGTGATGCCATCCTACTTCTGCTGGAATGGCAATCGCGCGGTGGTCGGCGAAGAAGCGCGACAAATGATGAGTGACGAGCGCTTTCAAGTGATTCGTTGCGTCAAGCGCTTCATGAAGGCCGGTCGAAACCATCTCTTCGAGTCCGGTCGACGGCACTTCAATCCAGTCGATGTTTCCAGCCATTACTTGAAGTATTTGAAGTCGAGAGCAGAGCAACAGTTGCAACTTGATTCGGGCGCGCTCTCCGGACTTGTGGTAACAGTGCCAGCGTATTTTGGGCACGACGAGCGAATGTTCACGCGCCAGGCAGCAGTCGACGCAGGTTTTGCTAGCGAGCAAGTCCATTTGCTGGATGAACCGATCGCCGCCGCCTACGGCTTGCGACTCCACCAGCAGCCCGGCGCTAAACTTGTTATGGTTGTCGATCTGGGGGGCGGCACCTTAGACGTAACCCTGCTGCTCGTCGGGGCCTCGGTTGCGGAGGAAGTCGAAGGTCCAGACGGCAAAAAAAGTATCTACCAAGGGATGTATGAACTAGGCCGCGAAGGCGATCCAAAATTAGGCGGCGACTGCTGGGATCGGGTCATTGCAAAACTGCTGATGTTCAATAAGAAACTAGAGCGAAATCACGAATTCCTCGATTACACAAACGTGTTTCTGTATGATGCCTGCGAATTGGCAAAGCGCCGGTTTGCGGAAAGCGTGATCACAAAACAGCAAGTGTCGTTCCTGGACAATGTCTCCAAAGAAATTGTTTCAGTTGATATTGGCCTGGAGCAATACATTCGTAGTTCCGACTATTTAGTCAAACGCTGCGGGCTGATTTGCAGTCGCTTGTTCATGTCAATACCGCAGGAAGAAGTGGAAAGAGTATATCGATATCGCACTTCCTTCCTGGGCAGGTTTTGGAAGTCTACCCCGCGTGAACTAACCTGGCAGGATGTTGATCAGATTTGCCTGGTCGGCGGTGGCAGTAAGCTGCCACAATTCAAGCAATGCATCGCCGATTATTGGGGAAAGCAGCCTACAGTGGCGAGTTATCCGCAACATCAGGTCGCATACGGTGCGGGGCTGATCGGGTATGACGTGAGCCGGAATTCAGACTTCTTCGAGCGTATGTTGCTACGGAGTCCTTATTCTTATGGGTACTACTTTTATCGCAATGGGCCCGGCAGCAAGCCAGAGTTCTATCCGTTAATACATCGAAACCAGCGCGTACCAGTCCAGGTGACTCACGAAGTGAAGGTAATTGGCGATCCCAAGGCGAAAGCGTTTAAGCTCGAAATCCTCGAGGAGCGTGACAGCTTTCCTGAGGATTTTAGCAATGAAACCGAGCGCGAATACCGACTTTTGGGACGAATCGTCATTTCAGATCTGCCCAACGCAGCATCAAGTAAAACGGAGTTTGCGACAATTGTCTTGCAGTACTATAGCGACCGAGAGATGTCTATAGCGGCAAAATTCCGCGGTAAAGATGTGAAGGTGGATCTAAATATCGGATCATAG
- a CDS encoding integrase core domain-containing protein has product MRLVKFAQKLGGKVLSQLATIVHPSTIMRWIAAEKKNKPKPKKRGRPRTPEQIRQLILKMAKENEWGYTRIMGELKKLGIKPPSRNTVRAILKGHGYDPGPKRGEGTWDDFLKQHAASLWQCDFFSKRILTLRGIREVFVLAFLHVETRRVVLSPATFHPNEAWVVDQMERFVKEARGKKLRVATLQRERDSKFTASVDQALRSKRVKVKKNEFCAPNTNAFVERFVQSIQQECLGRFVVFGSEHMDQICSEYLEHYHTERPHQGEGIDNQLLNRQKKRGRPKKDASFDQSLPLNEILCSERLGGLLKSYSTKAA; this is encoded by the coding sequence GTGCGTCTGGTCAAGTTCGCCCAGAAGCTCGGCGGCAAGGTTCTATCCCAGCTCGCAACGATCGTTCACCCATCCACGATCATGCGCTGGATCGCTGCGGAGAAGAAGAACAAGCCCAAGCCGAAGAAGCGGGGCCGGCCACGAACACCGGAGCAAATTCGGCAGCTGATTCTGAAGATGGCCAAGGAGAACGAGTGGGGCTACACCCGAATCATGGGTGAGTTGAAGAAGCTCGGAATCAAACCACCCAGCCGAAACACTGTCCGGGCAATCCTGAAGGGGCACGGCTACGACCCCGGTCCCAAACGTGGTGAAGGCACCTGGGATGACTTCCTCAAGCAGCACGCGGCGTCACTCTGGCAGTGCGACTTCTTTTCCAAGCGGATCCTGACGCTTCGTGGCATCCGGGAGGTGTTCGTCCTGGCGTTTCTGCACGTTGAAACCAGGCGAGTAGTGCTTTCGCCCGCGACCTTCCACCCGAACGAAGCGTGGGTGGTCGATCAGATGGAGCGATTCGTGAAGGAAGCTCGGGGCAAGAAGCTGCGTGTTGCGACATTACAACGTGAGCGGGACTCGAAGTTCACCGCATCCGTCGATCAAGCCCTCCGCTCGAAACGAGTGAAAGTGAAGAAGAACGAGTTCTGCGCCCCGAACACGAATGCGTTCGTCGAGCGGTTTGTGCAGTCGATCCAGCAGGAGTGCTTAGGTAGGTTTGTCGTGTTCGGCAGCGAGCACATGGACCAGATCTGTTCTGAGTATCTGGAGCATTACCACACTGAACGGCCGCATCAGGGCGAGGGGATTGATAACCAGTTGTTGAATCGGCAGAAGAAACGTGGGCGGCCGAAAAAGGATGCGTCGTTCGATCAGAGCCTGCCGCTGAACGAGATTCTGTGTTCGGAGCGGCTGGGTGGATTGCTGAAGAGCTACAGTACGAAGGCCGCGTAG
- a CDS encoding type II secretion system F family protein, whose product MFPLDFPGCGSASQPGVLRDEDILTLRFDAQSGTRTAALRASLDHPAATGFQTWLYFSTMFIYFGTVLPISLASFLFAQLRVLPRLEKIFGEFGMRKPALFAWSVNSLEPYSNQLLIAALLLLVAIIWLFGTRTGRRLRWSIAARLFRSLREVHAADVLQKLRVAATAGRPIPGALSTLARYHFDPTIRHELLVVRNDLEQGLPVWQSMSAAGLLSSPEASLLVVAERQGSLTWALEQLVEVKRQRVAARLERAGEFLLPAFVLLMAVLVIIQVSLFFVPLITLLEGLL is encoded by the coding sequence TTGTTTCCTCTTGACTTTCCCGGCTGCGGATCGGCCTCGCAACCTGGCGTGCTCCGCGACGAAGATATTCTGACGCTGCGTTTCGACGCCCAATCCGGCACACGCACAGCAGCCCTCCGCGCGAGCCTCGATCATCCTGCCGCCACGGGATTCCAAACCTGGCTCTACTTCAGCACCATGTTCATCTATTTCGGCACGGTGCTGCCGATCAGTTTGGCGTCGTTCCTGTTTGCCCAACTGCGGGTCTTACCGCGCCTTGAGAAAATTTTTGGCGAATTTGGAATGCGCAAACCGGCGCTGTTTGCATGGTCGGTCAATTCCCTGGAACCGTATTCAAACCAACTGCTGATCGCCGCGCTCCTCCTGCTAGTTGCGATCATTTGGCTGTTCGGAACGCGGACCGGACGCCGCCTTCGCTGGTCAATCGCCGCACGTCTGTTTCGCTCGCTCCGCGAAGTGCACGCAGCCGACGTGCTGCAGAAGTTACGAGTGGCTGCGACGGCCGGGCGGCCGATTCCGGGCGCTCTGTCGACGCTCGCCCGTTACCACTTTGATCCGACAATTCGCCATGAACTGCTCGTGGTCCGCAATGACCTGGAGCAGGGATTGCCGGTGTGGCAGAGCATGTCCGCGGCCGGATTGCTCTCGTCGCCAGAGGCGAGCTTGCTCGTGGTGGCCGAACGGCAGGGGTCGCTAACCTGGGCGCTCGAACAGCTGGTCGAGGTCAAACGGCAGCGCGTCGCCGCGCGCTTGGAACGGGCTGGAGAGTTTCTGCTTCCCGCGTTTGTGTTGCTGATGGCGGTACTCGTGATTATTCAAGTCAGCCTGTTCTTTGTTCCCCTGATTACTCTGCTGGAAGGACTGCTGTGA
- the trhA gene encoding PAQR family membrane homeostasis protein TrhA, whose translation MAGCAIFSAALVAVYAVSTLSHAIAQPQRRRLFRILDQGLIYLLIVASYTPWSLAYLRTPFWWGFLAVMWSLAIVGAVSKLVLAHRIDSATIWSYLLLGWLALIPMVALLPSLPLAAAGTVFAGGICYSAGTIFHRWDNREYHSHGIWHVAVIGGSLCHWYGVLVYIAGSRP comes from the coding sequence ATTGCAGGGTGCGCCATCTTTTCGGCAGCCCTGGTGGCTGTTTACGCCGTCTCCACTCTTTCGCACGCCATTGCTCAGCCCCAACGTCGGCGGCTCTTTAGAATTCTCGATCAGGGCTTGATCTACCTGCTAATTGTGGCGAGCTACACCCCGTGGTCGTTGGCATACCTGCGTACGCCTTTCTGGTGGGGATTCTTGGCAGTCATGTGGTCGCTGGCGATTGTGGGCGCTGTGTCGAAGTTGGTGCTCGCCCACCGTATCGATTCAGCCACCATCTGGTCGTACTTGCTGCTTGGCTGGTTAGCTCTGATACCGATGGTAGCCCTCCTTCCTTCTCTTCCCTTGGCCGCTGCGGGAACGGTTTTCGCCGGTGGAATTTGTTATAGCGCGGGAACCATTTTTCATCGCTGGGATAATCGTGAATACCACAGTCACGGCATCTGGCACGTCGCCGTAATCGGCGGAAGTCTCTGCCATTGGTACGGAGTCTTGGTGTACATCGCGGGGAGCCGACCGTAG
- a CDS encoding cyanophycinase yields MQVQVAAPVLGLCCHLIAATKGFPLHLGRICLAWLPRLLVGLTRPDNAFGSSKKDPRIGTLQIGRILSFVVMSLSWGASAASATLPDDLGSEPSGALIIIGGNSTPAEVYTAFFELAGGSQAHLIHIPTATQRFEAIADKDDYYSAWTQCPQQSFSFLHTRSREEAATEEFSRPLQRATGVWIGGGDQNHLADIYGGTPVTTELRGVIRRGGVVAGTSSGASILSRVMVSDENEHSLRVALGFSLCENSIVDCHFTERERMPRMLRMLERYPQHQGIGVDEQTALVLRGDHATVLGKGTATFFCSHQTISLSRQRVLRAGESLTLSELWTSPGEFVRSAELQK; encoded by the coding sequence TTGCAGGTTCAAGTCGCCGCTCCCGTATTGGGATTGTGCTGCCATCTCATTGCTGCGACCAAGGGATTCCCGCTGCACCTTGGCCGGATCTGTCTTGCTTGGTTGCCTCGGCTGTTGGTCGGTCTAACACGGCCGGATAACGCATTCGGCAGCAGCAAAAAGGATCCTCGCATAGGCACTTTACAAATTGGTCGGATCTTAAGCTTCGTCGTGATGAGCTTGTCGTGGGGTGCATCGGCTGCCTCAGCGACACTGCCGGATGACCTCGGCAGCGAACCGTCTGGCGCCCTAATTATCATCGGCGGCAACTCGACGCCGGCCGAGGTGTATACCGCTTTCTTTGAATTGGCAGGGGGCTCACAAGCCCATCTGATTCACATTCCGACGGCTACGCAACGCTTCGAAGCAATCGCCGACAAAGACGATTATTATTCAGCCTGGACTCAATGTCCTCAGCAGTCGTTTTCGTTCTTGCATACACGAAGCCGCGAAGAGGCGGCAACCGAAGAATTTTCGCGGCCATTGCAGCGGGCGACCGGTGTGTGGATTGGCGGAGGCGATCAGAACCATTTGGCCGACATCTACGGCGGTACGCCAGTAACCACCGAGCTCCGCGGCGTTATCCGGCGCGGAGGCGTTGTCGCCGGTACCTCATCAGGTGCGTCCATTCTCTCGCGCGTCATGGTCAGCGACGAAAATGAACATTCCCTCCGGGTCGCACTTGGCTTCTCGCTTTGCGAAAACTCGATTGTTGATTGCCACTTTACCGAACGCGAACGCATGCCGCGAATGTTGCGAATGCTCGAGCGCTATCCACAGCACCAAGGTATCGGCGTCGACGAGCAGACTGCGCTCGTGCTGCGCGGCGATCACGCCACTGTACTGGGAAAGGGGACTGCAACTTTCTTTTGCAGTCACCAGACAATCTCGCTCAGCAGGCAGCGCGTGCTACGAGCAGGTGAATCATTGACGTTGAGCGAATTGTGGACGAGTCCCGGTGAGTTTGTCCGCAGCGCCGAGTTGCAAAAATAA
- a CDS encoding sensor histidine kinase: MTQLTSQNRLNLLSVYMTDLELEVDRLRKQLQQICLEGAEICSGETTAGAADNSRERLRTLIEDIREEVQSPLALDRTAPIMLRKLIESVFRWQQRLENRPQASLSLTLSCENVNWFPVRLRHILQNLIANALRYGDPEKGESRVNVEFKSIPGGHQLRISDNGLGMPDSQWTQLLEPMYRASAKHSPKLGVGLAIVKHLVEQSGGEVTVDSGEGMGSCFVITLPAFDKGDFLE, encoded by the coding sequence ATGACCCAGCTAACCAGTCAAAATCGGCTTAACCTTCTCTCGGTATACATGACTGACTTGGAGTTAGAGGTCGATCGGCTTCGCAAACAGTTGCAACAAATCTGTTTGGAAGGAGCGGAAATTTGTAGCGGCGAGACTACCGCTGGGGCAGCAGACAATAGCCGTGAGAGATTGAGGACTTTGATCGAAGATATCCGGGAAGAAGTTCAATCTCCTTTAGCTCTCGATCGAACCGCACCGATCATGCTACGAAAGTTAATTGAAAGCGTGTTTCGCTGGCAGCAGCGGCTGGAGAATCGCCCTCAAGCCAGCCTCTCATTGACGCTGAGCTGCGAAAACGTGAATTGGTTCCCGGTGAGGTTGCGGCACATTCTGCAAAATCTGATCGCGAATGCTCTGCGGTACGGCGATCCTGAAAAAGGTGAAAGCCGGGTCAACGTGGAATTCAAATCTATACCCGGCGGCCATCAACTGCGGATTAGCGACAACGGTCTTGGCATGCCCGACTCTCAGTGGACACAGTTGCTCGAACCGATGTACCGCGCTTCCGCCAAACATAGCCCAAAACTGGGCGTGGGGCTCGCGATTGTCAAACACCTCGTCGAGCAGAGCGGTGGCGAAGTGACCGTGGATTCAGGCGAGGGCATGGGAAGCTGTTTCGTCATTACTTTGCCTGCATTCGACAAAGGTGACTTTTTGGAATGA
- a CDS encoding FKBP-type peptidyl-prolyl cis-trans isomerase — MSAQIGDRVRVRYTHMHDARENDPRSTKPKVLEFIVGSVHLLPGLSQCVLGMHPGEQKCVTLPPAEAYGEVQTQLIRKISRRSLHTKTPPIRGMLLTQRSPDLVAGRRVRIVELLACSVLVNGNHPRAGRSVNLAIYLVSIGSSAESNLSEPLMELGGES; from the coding sequence ATGAGCGCGCAAATTGGTGACAGAGTCCGTGTTCGATACACGCACATGCACGATGCTCGGGAAAACGATCCCCGATCGACGAAGCCAAAAGTTTTGGAGTTCATCGTTGGCAGCGTGCATCTGCTGCCAGGCCTCAGCCAGTGTGTACTTGGGATGCATCCTGGAGAGCAAAAATGTGTAACGTTGCCACCTGCGGAAGCATACGGTGAAGTGCAGACTCAGCTAATTCGGAAAATATCGCGTCGCAGTCTCCACACGAAGACGCCACCGATCCGAGGCATGTTGCTGACTCAACGAAGTCCTGACTTAGTAGCCGGCCGCAGAGTACGCATCGTTGAACTCCTGGCCTGTTCAGTTCTCGTGAATGGTAACCATCCGCGCGCCGGGCGCTCCGTGAATCTCGCGATCTACCTTGTTTCCATTGGCTCTTCTGCGGAGTCGAACTTGTCGGAACCGCTGATGGAACTAGGTGGTGAATCCTGA